From a single Flavobacterium sp. genomic region:
- a CDS encoding deoxyhypusine synthase family protein yields the protein MSKGPVSQFIEKHYLHFNSAALVDAAKGYEEHLLDNGKMMITLAGAMSTAELGKSLAEMIRQDKVHIISCTGANLEEDIMNLVAHNSYKRVPNYRDLSPQEEWDLLENHYNRVTDTCIPEEEAFRRLQSHLFDIWNNADSKGERYFPHEFMYQMINSGVLKQYYEIDPADSWMVAAAEKNLPIVVPGWEDSTMGNIFSSYCIKGEFKATTMKSGIEYMMWLADWYPKNCAGKGIGFFQIGGGIAGDFPICVVPMLYQDMEMHDVPFWSYFCQISDSTTSYGSYSGAVPNEKITWGKLDIHTPKFIVESDATIVAPLMFAYILGW from the coding sequence ATGAGCAAAGGACCAGTTAGTCAGTTTATAGAGAAACATTATCTTCACTTTAACTCTGCAGCTTTAGTAGATGCAGCAAAAGGTTATGAAGAACATTTATTAGACAACGGAAAAATGATGATTACTTTAGCAGGTGCAATGAGTACTGCTGAATTAGGTAAATCATTAGCTGAAATGATTCGTCAAGATAAGGTACATATTATTTCTTGTACTGGAGCTAATTTAGAAGAAGATATCATGAACTTAGTAGCTCATAATTCTTATAAAAGAGTTCCAAATTATAGAGATTTATCACCTCAAGAAGAATGGGATTTATTAGAAAATCATTATAATCGTGTAACAGATACTTGTATTCCAGAGGAAGAAGCTTTCAGAAGACTTCAATCGCATTTATTTGATATCTGGAATAATGCAGACTCAAAAGGTGAACGTTATTTTCCACATGAATTTATGTACCAAATGATTAATTCAGGTGTTTTAAAACAATACTACGAAATTGACCCAGCAGACTCATGGATGGTGGCTGCAGCTGAAAAGAATTTACCAATTGTTGTTCCTGGATGGGAAGATAGTACAATGGGTAACATTTTCTCTTCTTATTGTATCAAAGGAGAATTCAAAGCTACTACAATGAAAAGTGGAATTGAATACATGATGTGGCTAGCAGATTGGTATCCAAAAAATTGTGCTGGAAAAGGAATTGGTTTCTTCCAAATTGGTGGAGGAATCGCTGGAGATTTCCCAATATGTGTGGTTCCTATGTTATATCAAGATATGGAAATGCATGATGTACCGTTTTGGAGCTACTTCTGTCAAATATCTGATTCTACAACTAGTTATGGTTCTTACTCTGGAGCAGTTCCAAATGAAAAAATTACTTGGGGTAAATTAGATATTCACACACCTAAATT
- a CDS encoding arginine decarboxylase — MNTKYYDLINQTFYFPQEEFTLNKDELQFHGIDLMKLVEEYGTPLKFTYLPKISQNINRAKMWFRNAMEKHDYDAKYFYCYCTKSSHFEFILNEALKNNIHIETSSAFDINIVETLMEQGKINKNTFIVCNGFKRDQYVTNIARLINNGHKNTIPVIDNFEELDLLQEEIDGKFKIGIRIAAEEEPKFEFYTSRLGIGYKDIVPFYRKQIAENKKVELKMLHFFINAGIRDTAYYWNELLKCMKVYIALKKECPTLDSLNIGGGFPIKNSLAFDYDYQYMVDEILNQIKIACDEAEVQVPHIFTEFGSFTVGEAGGALYQVLYQKKQNDRENWNMIDSSFITTLPDTWAINKRFVMIAVNRWNDTYERVLLGGLTCDGDDYYNSEQHMNAVYLPKYNKEKPLYIGFFNTGAYQETIGGFGGLSHCILPQPKHILIDKDKNGIIATEVFSEQQKAEDVLEILGYNKRKEQ, encoded by the coding sequence ATGAACACAAAATATTACGATTTAATAAATCAGACTTTTTATTTCCCACAAGAAGAATTTACACTAAACAAAGATGAACTTCAATTTCATGGTATTGACTTAATGAAATTAGTTGAAGAATATGGTACACCTTTGAAGTTTACTTATTTACCAAAAATTTCTCAAAACATTAATAGAGCCAAAATGTGGTTTAGAAATGCTATGGAAAAGCATGATTATGATGCTAAATATTTCTATTGCTACTGTACTAAAAGTTCACATTTTGAATTTATTTTAAATGAAGCCTTAAAAAACAACATTCATATTGAAACTTCTTCTGCTTTTGATATCAACATTGTTGAAACATTAATGGAACAAGGAAAAATCAATAAAAACACTTTTATTGTTTGTAATGGCTTTAAACGCGATCAATATGTAACCAATATTGCACGTTTAATCAACAACGGACATAAAAATACGATTCCGGTAATTGATAATTTTGAAGAATTAGATTTACTTCAAGAAGAAATTGACGGAAAATTTAAAATCGGAATACGTATTGCAGCTGAAGAAGAGCCGAAATTTGAGTTTTATACCTCTCGTTTAGGAATTGGATATAAAGATATTGTACCATTTTATCGTAAACAAATTGCAGAAAATAAAAAAGTGGAATTAAAAATGCTTCACTTCTTTATTAATGCAGGAATTCGTGATACCGCCTACTATTGGAATGAGCTATTAAAATGTATGAAAGTATACATTGCTTTGAAAAAAGAATGTCCTACTTTAGATAGTTTAAATATTGGTGGTGGTTTTCCAATCAAAAATTCATTAGCCTTTGATTATGATTATCAATATATGGTTGATGAAATTTTGAACCAAATTAAAATTGCTTGTGATGAAGCAGAAGTTCAAGTTCCTCACATATTTACCGAATTTGGTTCGTTCACTGTTGGTGAAGCTGGCGGTGCATTATACCAAGTTTTATATCAAAAGAAACAAAATGATCGTGAAAACTGGAACATGATTGATTCGTCATTCATTACAACACTTCCAGATACATGGGCAATTAACAAACGTTTTGTAATGATTGCCGTTAATCGTTGGAACGATACTTATGAAAGGGTTTTACTGGGAGGATTAACGTGTGATGGTGATGATTATTACAATTCTGAACAACACATGAATGCCGTTTATTTACCTAAATACAATAAAGAAAAACCTTTATATATAGGATTTTTTAACACAGGCGCTTACCAAGAAACAATTGGAGGTTTTGGTGGATTAAGTCATTGTATTTTACCGCAACCAAAACACATTTTAATTGATAAAGACAAGAACGGTATTATTGCAACTGAAGTGTTTTCAGAACAACAAAAAGCCGAAGATGTTTTAGAAATTTTAGGATACAACAAAAGAAAAGAACAATAA
- the aroB gene encoding 3-dehydroquinate synthase: protein MQTITATQYSVYFDLEGYETLAELLIPSRYSKIFILVDENTSQYCLPHLLNNLVTEIEIEIIELEVGEIHKNIETCTEVWGALSELGGDRKSVLINLGGGVISDLGGFVACTFKRGIDFINIPTTLLSMVDASIGGKNGVDLGNLKNQIGIIREPKAVIVDTQFLNTLPQNEMRSGLAEMLKHGLIFDNKYWDKFKDLKDLHTDDLNNLIHQSIQIKNTIVCEDLTENGIRKSLNFGHTLGHAIESYFLEKNAKTTLLHGEAIAVGMILESYISKEKNLLTNEEYQEIKYIINDVFEKIEFTPFDIEKIIELLIFDKKNEFGKVKFTLLDGIGKIKINQESDNTLIYNAFKDYSI, encoded by the coding sequence ATGCAAACAATTACAGCAACCCAATATAGTGTTTACTTTGATTTAGAAGGATATGAAACTTTAGCAGAACTACTAATTCCTTCGCGTTATTCAAAAATATTTATTTTAGTTGATGAAAATACTTCACAATATTGTTTACCACATTTACTAAATAATTTAGTTACGGAAATCGAAATTGAAATAATCGAATTGGAAGTGGGTGAAATTCATAAAAATATTGAAACATGCACTGAAGTTTGGGGAGCGTTATCAGAACTTGGAGGCGATCGTAAAAGCGTATTAATTAACTTAGGAGGTGGTGTTATTTCGGATTTAGGAGGGTTTGTAGCTTGCACATTTAAAAGAGGCATAGATTTTATTAATATCCCAACAACATTGCTATCTATGGTTGATGCTTCAATTGGAGGTAAAAACGGTGTAGATTTAGGAAATTTAAAAAATCAAATTGGGATAATTCGTGAACCAAAAGCTGTAATAGTTGATACTCAATTTTTAAACACATTGCCTCAAAACGAAATGCGATCTGGTTTGGCTGAAATGCTGAAACATGGATTGATTTTTGACAACAAATATTGGGATAAATTTAAAGATTTAAAAGACTTACATACAGATGATTTAAACAACTTAATTCATCAATCAATTCAAATAAAAAATACAATTGTTTGTGAAGATTTAACCGAAAATGGGATTAGAAAATCTTTAAACTTTGGACACACTTTAGGTCATGCTATCGAAAGTTATTTTTTAGAAAAAAATGCTAAAACAACATTACTTCATGGCGAAGCAATTGCGGTTGGAATGATATTAGAAAGTTATATTTCAAAAGAAAAAAACTTACTAACCAATGAAGAATATCAGGAAATTAAATACATTATTAATGATGTATTTGAGAAAATTGAATTCACTCCATTTGATATTGAAAAAATCATTGAACTCCTTATTTTTGATAAAAAAAATGAGTTTGGAAAAGTGAAATTTACATTACTTGATGGGATTGGTAAAATAAAAATCAATCAAGAATCAGACAACACATTGATTTACAATGCTTTTAAAGATTATTCCATCTAA
- a CDS encoding proline dehydrogenase family protein, with translation MNKIFDNTQVAFSLKSDTELERAYFLFKLIASQPLVKIGTAVTNFALKAHLPVEGLIRSTVFDHFCGGVNEVDCLKVVDNMFTKGVSSVLDYSVEGKEEEEQFDAALEMTLKTIEFAREREAIPFAVFKPTGFGRLDLYEKVGEKSVLTKAEQQEWNRVIARFDLACRTAHEKDVLLLIDAEESWMQDAADAIVSDMMRKYNKQKAIVFNTLQMYRWDRLDYLKNLHDQAKVEGFFIGMKLVRGAYMEKENERAEARGLKSPICVSKEATDINYDAAVLYMVENIYKMAVFAGTHNEESSYKLMQLMTEKGIAKNDNRIFFGQLLGMSDNISFNLASNGYNVAKYLPFGPVRDVMPYLIRRAEENTSVAGQTSRELMLIKKEKERRKL, from the coding sequence ATGAATAAAATATTTGACAATACACAAGTTGCTTTTTCTTTAAAAAGTGACACAGAACTCGAAAGAGCTTATTTTCTTTTCAAATTAATTGCTAGTCAACCACTTGTAAAAATAGGAACTGCGGTTACAAATTTTGCTCTTAAAGCACATTTACCTGTAGAAGGATTGATTCGTTCAACTGTATTTGATCATTTTTGTGGTGGTGTTAACGAAGTAGATTGTTTAAAAGTGGTAGATAATATGTTTACCAAAGGTGTTTCGTCGGTTTTGGATTATTCTGTAGAAGGGAAAGAAGAAGAAGAACAGTTTGACGCTGCTTTAGAAATGACATTGAAAACAATTGAATTTGCTAGAGAACGTGAAGCCATTCCGTTTGCAGTTTTTAAACCAACCGGTTTTGGTCGTTTAGATTTGTATGAAAAAGTAGGAGAGAAGTCGGTTTTAACGAAAGCTGAACAACAAGAATGGAATCGTGTAATTGCTCGATTTGATTTGGCTTGTAGAACCGCACATGAAAAAGATGTTTTATTACTAATTGACGCAGAGGAGAGCTGGATGCAAGATGCAGCAGATGCAATTGTTTCCGATATGATGCGCAAGTACAACAAACAAAAGGCTATTGTATTCAATACGTTGCAAATGTATCGTTGGGATCGATTGGATTATTTAAAAAATCTTCATGACCAAGCGAAAGTAGAAGGTTTTTTTATTGGAATGAAGTTAGTTCGTGGAGCTTATATGGAAAAAGAAAATGAAAGAGCAGAAGCACGTGGATTAAAATCTCCAATATGTGTTTCTAAAGAAGCTACTGATATTAATTACGATGCAGCCGTTTTGTATATGGTTGAAAATATTTACAAAATGGCTGTTTTTGCTGGAACACACAATGAAGAAAGCTCATACAAATTAATGCAATTAATGACAGAGAAAGGAATTGCTAAAAACGATAATCGTATCTTTTTTGGACAATTATTAGGGATGAGTGATAATATTAGTTTTAATTTAGCTTCTAATGGTTATAATGTTGCTAAATATTTGCCATTTGGACCAGTAAGAGATGTTATGCCATACTTAATTAGAAGAGCAGAAGAAAACACTTCAGTTGCTGGACAAACTAGTAGGGAATTGATGTTAATTAAAAAAGAAAAGGAGAGAAGGAAATTGTAA